In a genomic window of Sulfurisphaera tokodaii str. 7:
- a CDS encoding 6-hydroxymethylpterin diphosphokinase MptE-like protein, with translation MKIKNDYVEKLNIIRDKRVAVVGAGPNLVSVNEISEDLIISADGATNFLYEHGIIPDIIVTDLDGISVFPEESIYVVHAHGDNIRKLYKVNNMKIVIGSAQVFPFGNIHLFGGFTDGDRAVILAKLFKAKEIVLYGMDFDSGYVGKYSKPYYEQNLPANWVKRNKLKIAKQIIEQVLSKDL, from the coding sequence ATGAAAATAAAAAATGACTATGTAGAGAAACTTAACATTATTAGAGATAAAAGAGTAGCAGTTGTAGGTGCAGGTCCTAATCTGGTATCTGTAAATGAAATTAGTGAAGATTTAATTATTTCAGCAGATGGAGCAACAAATTTCTTATATGAACATGGAATCATTCCAGATATAATTGTAACTGATTTAGATGGAATTTCTGTGTTTCCAGAAGAATCAATTTACGTAGTTCATGCACATGGTGATAATATTAGAAAATTGTACAAGGTAAATAATATGAAAATTGTAATAGGTTCGGCACAAGTTTTCCCTTTTGGAAATATTCATTTATTCGGTGGATTTACTGATGGAGATAGAGCTGTAATTTTAGCAAAACTCTTCAAAGCTAAAGAAATTGTACTTTATGGAATGGACTTTGATTCTGGTTATGTAGGAAAATATTCAAAACCTTATTATGAACAAAATTTACCAGCTAACTGGGTTAAAAGAAACAAACTAAAAATAGCTAAACAGATAATCGAACAAGTTTTAAGCAAAGATTTATAA
- a CDS encoding HEPN domain-containing protein has translation MNNSALSSEYLSKSFRYLKQAKTSLEEGDLVGTIDNSYDFIENLSKALLALYGYYSLEDHVSQKLNLILSKLTQEKEITLIRRLQLLEEKLYPLTLLDESSFKDSVIIRNFEAKGLIKELEEIFELANNVFDEFHS, from the coding sequence ATGAATAATAGTGCTCTTTCATCAGAATATCTTAGTAAATCTTTCAGATATCTGAAGCAAGCTAAAACTTCACTAGAAGAAGGAGATTTAGTAGGAACCATAGATAATTCTTATGATTTCATAGAAAATCTGAGTAAAGCATTATTAGCCCTTTATGGGTATTACTCGCTGGAAGATCATGTATCACAAAAACTTAATTTGATTCTTTCCAAACTAACTCAAGAAAAAGAAATAACCTTGATTAGAAGGCTTCAACTCTTAGAAGAAAAGCTTTATCCTCTAACATTACTTGATGAATCTTCATTTAAGGATTCTGTGATAATAAGAAATTTTGAAGCCAAAGGGTTGATAAAGGAATTAGAAGAAATATTTGAACTTGCTAATAATGTATTCGATGAATTTCATAGTTGA
- a CDS encoding isopropylmalate synthase, with amino-acid sequence MGCQFSVNSKKVRIFDTTLRDGEQAPGIDLTVEQKVKIARKLAELGVDVIEAGFPAASEGEFIATKKILEEVGDQVEVIGLSRANKQDIDKTIDTGISSIHVFIATSDIHLKYKLKMTREQVLDKIYESVRYAKDHGLIVEYSPEDATRTDKDFLLKAVSTAIEAGADRINIPDTVGVMHPFKFHDLIKDVVSVTKDKIVSVHCHNDFGLATANSIAGVMAGARQVHVTVNGIGERAGNASLEEVVMALKKLLGYEVNIKTYKLYETSRLVSELTGVPVPYFKAIVGENAFGHEAGIHVHGVIENPLTYEPISPEEVGNFRRLALGKHSGIHGLKKLLEEQGIYLNDQELREVLNEIKKLAENGEKVNVDVAKEIAIKVSSKKIKV; translated from the coding sequence TTGGGATGTCAATTCTCGGTTAATTCAAAAAAAGTTAGAATATTTGATACAACATTAAGAGATGGCGAGCAAGCTCCGGGTATAGATTTAACAGTCGAACAAAAAGTTAAGATAGCGAGAAAATTGGCAGAACTAGGAGTTGATGTAATAGAAGCTGGTTTTCCTGCAGCTTCTGAGGGAGAATTTATAGCCACTAAGAAAATCCTAGAAGAAGTTGGAGATCAGGTTGAGGTTATAGGATTATCAAGGGCGAATAAGCAAGATATAGATAAGACCATCGATACTGGCATATCAAGCATCCATGTATTCATTGCTACTTCTGATATACATCTGAAATATAAACTAAAAATGACAAGGGAACAAGTACTAGATAAAATTTATGAATCAGTTAGATATGCTAAAGATCATGGCTTAATAGTTGAATATTCCCCAGAAGATGCTACAAGAACTGATAAGGATTTCTTATTAAAAGCTGTAAGTACTGCTATTGAGGCTGGGGCAGATAGAATAAATATACCAGATACTGTTGGAGTTATGCATCCCTTCAAGTTTCATGATTTAATCAAAGATGTTGTTTCTGTAACTAAAGATAAAATCGTAAGTGTACACTGCCATAATGATTTTGGTTTAGCAACAGCTAACTCAATTGCTGGAGTAATGGCTGGGGCAAGACAAGTTCATGTAACTGTGAATGGAATTGGAGAGAGAGCTGGAAATGCATCATTAGAAGAAGTAGTGATGGCACTGAAAAAACTTTTGGGATATGAGGTTAATATCAAAACATATAAGTTATACGAAACAAGCAGACTTGTATCAGAGTTAACTGGTGTTCCTGTTCCCTATTTTAAAGCGATAGTAGGAGAAAATGCATTTGGTCATGAAGCTGGCATCCATGTTCACGGAGTTATTGAGAACCCATTGACATATGAGCCAATATCTCCAGAGGAGGTAGGTAATTTCAGAAGATTAGCACTAGGAAAACATAGTGGTATACATGGTTTGAAAAAACTTCTTGAGGAACAAGGAATTTACTTAAATGATCAAGAGTTAAGAGAAGTATTAAATGAAATAAAGAAACTTGCTGAAAATGGTGAAAAGGTAAATGTTGATGTTGCTAAAGAGATAGCTATTAAAGTAAGTAGCAAAAAGATTAAAGTATGA
- a CDS encoding 6-pyruvoyl trahydropterin synthase family protein, whose protein sequence is MKVKVGLEGLSFDSAHYTLSSEGNQQIHGHTYKLSIEIEGNSIDENTGFVIDFEILKKIINDIVKDWDHKLIIPSEDLNQIYFKGPFKLDIKVIPYKYPTAEYIGLEIAKSIYEKLQKKYKITVKIYEGENNYAIIEYP, encoded by the coding sequence ATGAAAGTCAAAGTAGGACTTGAAGGACTTTCTTTTGATTCTGCACATTATACTTTATCCTCAGAAGGAAATCAGCAGATTCATGGCCATACATACAAACTTTCTATAGAAATTGAGGGTAATTCAATAGATGAAAATACGGGATTTGTTATAGATTTTGAAATTTTAAAGAAGATAATAAATGATATAGTAAAAGATTGGGATCATAAATTAATAATTCCTTCCGAAGATCTCAATCAAATATACTTTAAAGGCCCGTTCAAGCTAGACATAAAGGTTATTCCATACAAATATCCTACAGCAGAATATATCGGATTAGAAATAGCTAAGAGTATATATGAAAAATTACAGAAAAAGTATAAAATTACAGTAAAAATATATGAAGGAGAAAACAATTATGCAATAAT
- a CDS encoding MBL fold metallo-hydrolase: MIKFFYHSSFLLDNKILLDPHDGGSIGLPRPETKADLILITHNHYDHNAYEIIPHKDVKIKYYGEFNYASYTIEGLKAYHDKEKGKRRGETAIYRIVNPNGKLIVHMGDIGHMPDDQILEKIKNPDILMVPVGGVITINALEAKEIIDKLNPKITIPMHYWIKGHFMPLDPLDNFLEVINRKTIEIREKEVDENSIEKGSVLIFKV, encoded by the coding sequence ATGATAAAGTTTTTCTATCATTCTTCTTTTCTTCTAGATAATAAAATACTTTTAGATCCTCATGATGGAGGAAGTATAGGCTTACCCAGACCTGAAACTAAAGCTGATTTAATTCTCATAACTCATAATCATTACGACCATAATGCTTATGAAATAATTCCTCATAAAGATGTAAAAATTAAATATTATGGAGAATTTAATTATGCTTCGTATACTATTGAAGGATTAAAAGCATATCATGATAAGGAAAAAGGAAAAAGAAGAGGAGAAACTGCTATTTACAGGATTGTAAACCCTAATGGAAAATTGATTGTTCATATGGGCGATATTGGCCATATGCCAGATGATCAAATCCTTGAGAAGATAAAGAATCCAGATATATTGATGGTCCCAGTAGGAGGAGTTATAACAATAAATGCCTTGGAAGCAAAAGAAATAATAGATAAACTAAATCCTAAAATAACAATTCCAATGCATTACTGGATTAAAGGACATTTTATGCCATTAGACCCTTTAGATAACTTCTTAGAAGTTATAAATAGAAAAACCATAGAAATAAGAGAAAAAGAAGTTGACGAAAATAGTATTGAAAAGGGATCTGTACTTATTTTTAAAGTCTAA